A single Micromonospora luteifusca DNA region contains:
- a CDS encoding type VII secretion protein EccE, which yields MTQDQARPARAATDPSDGATRSSPSTDRPGRGRVGPVFVGQLVVLELCVVGVWAASAGPSWLLPAAGGVALLIALATFARRGGRWWFEDLLLRRRMRRRGERASAELGGKAVDPRLTALAPELSIIELTDRGTRLGIGQDDQGWFAAVALQSVSGATVGSVSASTVDRVLQVLADFSAPVSRTQVVAHTMVWYPAPGAPPAAHRTVWVALRLSVRDARVEAVSRGGGLPGVHRTVAAGIGRLGKALTSAGLAYRPLGREELRAAIVSAAGLDLGMEAPAETWLGLRGGGWTHRCMVLRGRSDVRLGPLVDAITATSAPSHTVAATVSVDGRVAAPLLRVAATDNHVEALVKVVRDVAQRAGTSIRPMDGQHGPGVYASAPVASALGLSTRPQPR from the coding sequence ATGACGCAAGATCAGGCGCGACCCGCCCGAGCGGCCACGGACCCGTCCGACGGTGCGACGAGGTCGTCGCCGTCGACCGACCGGCCCGGCCGTGGGCGGGTTGGTCCAGTGTTCGTCGGGCAGCTCGTCGTGCTGGAGCTGTGCGTGGTTGGCGTCTGGGCCGCGTCGGCCGGGCCCAGCTGGCTGCTCCCCGCGGCGGGCGGTGTCGCGCTGCTGATCGCCCTGGCCACCTTCGCCCGCCGAGGTGGCCGCTGGTGGTTCGAGGACCTGCTGCTGCGTCGGCGGATGCGGCGACGCGGCGAGCGCGCTTCGGCCGAGCTGGGCGGCAAGGCTGTCGACCCGCGGCTGACCGCGCTCGCCCCCGAGCTGAGCATCATCGAGTTGACCGACCGGGGCACCCGGCTGGGCATCGGGCAGGACGACCAGGGTTGGTTCGCCGCGGTCGCGCTGCAGTCGGTCAGCGGTGCGACGGTCGGTTCGGTGAGTGCCTCGACGGTCGACCGCGTGCTGCAGGTGCTCGCGGACTTCAGCGCCCCGGTCTCCCGGACCCAGGTCGTCGCACACACCATGGTCTGGTATCCGGCACCCGGTGCCCCGCCTGCGGCGCACCGGACGGTCTGGGTGGCGCTGCGGCTCAGCGTCCGTGACGCCCGGGTGGAGGCGGTGAGCCGGGGCGGCGGGCTCCCCGGTGTGCACCGGACCGTGGCTGCCGGGATCGGTCGGCTGGGCAAGGCGCTGACCTCCGCGGGCCTGGCGTATCGGCCGCTGGGCCGGGAGGAGTTGCGCGCGGCCATCGTCTCGGCGGCCGGGTTGGACCTGGGGATGGAGGCGCCGGCGGAGACCTGGCTGGGGCTGCGCGGCGGTGGCTGGACCCACCGTTGCATGGTTCTGCGCGGCCGTTCGGACGTGCGGCTCGGCCCACTGGTGGACGCGATCACCGCGACCTCGGCGCCGTCGCACACGGTGGCCGCCACGGTGTCGGTGGACGGTCGGGTGGCGGCACCGCTGCTGCGGGTCGCGGCGACGGACAATCACGTTGAGGCGCTGGTCAAGGTGGTTCGAGACGTCGCGCAACGCGCGGGCACGTCCATCCGTCCCATGGATGGTCAGCACGGTCCGGGCGTCTACGCGAGCGCGCCGGTCGCGTCGGCGCTGGGCCTCTCGACCCGTCCGCAGCCGCGCTGA
- the eccD gene encoding type VII secretion integral membrane protein EccD, with product MATKTATGGLSRITIVAPRTRMDLALPSDIPMADLLPTLLRYAGEDMADEGARHGGWALSRLGGAPLDGGRTAAQLSVRDGEVLYFNPRSAAAPEIVFDDVVDAVATATNQRPGAWQVDATRSFAVVFAAAALGAGALAALFAGPPHLPGALAALLVAVALLVGAAVLSRAAGDSRTGALLALVGLGHAATGGLLLLAGDRPLTDLASPHVLLAATAAVVAGAVAVLAVGDRYPLFFAAIGVGAATGFGALLCLVFGLDAPASAAVVAAVAFAMVPALPMVAYRLARLPVPSIPTGPEDLKTDSESVDGRQVLQRSERADQFMTGLLWTVSLLVLGAQFVLALDGRLSTVLLCLVLALLSLLRARPLLGRAQRTPVLLTGTVGLGLAAASAFAGGSLPVRLGLILGGLVLAAIISLIYGLSVAGKRISPVWGRLLDISEILLIISLVPLAFWVCGLYGWIVNLRP from the coding sequence GTGGCGACGAAGACGGCGACCGGCGGTTTGAGCCGAATCACCATCGTGGCTCCACGTACCCGAATGGACCTGGCGCTGCCGTCGGACATCCCGATGGCCGACCTGCTCCCCACTTTGCTGCGCTACGCCGGCGAGGACATGGCCGACGAGGGTGCGCGGCACGGTGGCTGGGCCCTGTCCCGGTTGGGCGGAGCACCCCTGGACGGCGGGCGCACTGCCGCGCAGCTCAGCGTCCGGGACGGGGAGGTGCTCTACTTCAACCCCCGGTCTGCGGCGGCGCCGGAGATCGTCTTCGACGACGTGGTGGATGCCGTCGCCACCGCGACCAACCAACGCCCCGGCGCCTGGCAGGTCGACGCGACCCGGTCCTTCGCGGTGGTCTTCGCCGCGGCGGCGCTCGGTGCCGGCGCGCTGGCCGCGCTCTTCGCCGGGCCGCCACACCTGCCCGGCGCGTTGGCGGCCCTGCTGGTCGCGGTGGCGCTGCTGGTGGGCGCGGCGGTGCTGTCCAGGGCCGCCGGTGACAGCCGCACCGGCGCGTTGCTGGCCCTGGTCGGCCTGGGGCATGCCGCCACCGGCGGTCTGTTGCTCCTTGCCGGCGACCGGCCGCTGACCGATTTGGCCAGCCCGCACGTCCTGCTCGCGGCGACCGCCGCCGTGGTCGCCGGAGCGGTGGCCGTGCTGGCGGTCGGTGACCGGTACCCCCTCTTCTTCGCCGCGATCGGGGTGGGGGCCGCGACCGGGTTCGGCGCGCTGCTCTGCCTGGTCTTCGGCCTCGACGCGCCGGCCTCCGCCGCGGTGGTGGCGGCCGTCGCGTTCGCCATGGTGCCGGCGCTGCCGATGGTGGCCTACCGGCTGGCGAGACTGCCGGTGCCGTCGATCCCGACCGGTCCGGAGGACCTGAAGACCGACAGCGAGTCGGTGGACGGCCGGCAGGTGCTCCAGCGCAGCGAACGCGCCGACCAGTTCATGACCGGTCTGCTGTGGACCGTCTCACTGCTGGTGCTGGGCGCGCAGTTCGTGCTGGCCCTGGACGGGCGTCTGTCGACGGTGCTGCTGTGCCTGGTGCTGGCCCTGCTGTCGCTGCTCCGGGCACGACCGCTGCTGGGCCGCGCCCAGCGCACCCCCGTGCTGCTGACCGGCACCGTCGGGCTGGGCCTGGCCGCCGCGAGCGCCTTCGCCGGCGGATCGCTGCCGGTCCGGCTCGGTCTGATCCTCGGCGGGCTGGTGCTGGCCGCGATCATCAGCCTGATCTACGGTCTGAGCGTCGCGGGTAAGCGCATCTCGCCGGTCTGGGGCCGGCTGCTCGACATCAGCGAGATCCTGCTCATCATCTCGCTGGTCCCGCTCGCCTTCTGGGTCTGCGGCCTGTACGGCTGGATCGTCAACCTCCGACCCTGA
- the eccCa gene encoding type VII secretion protein EccCa produces the protein MSTVVFRRLPRQPGPALPRGEVLLESPPELPEPTPRGMGQLLMILPMFCGVGAMAFLYAGKGGGMMTYVAGGLFGVSMLGMAIGSLANSGGKDKAELNADRRDYMRYLAQMRKRTRRAAEQQRAAMAWRHPEPDALWSIAASRRLWERRITEDDFGETRIALGPQRLAVEIVPPETKPVEDLEPMSAIALRRFVRAHSTVPELPTALSVRAFSRVVLRGDRAPVLDLTRAALGQLATFHAPDDLMVVVVAAPDRQSSWGWVKWLPHAHHSARTDAAGARRLVFPSLAEAEASLAGELAGRPRFAPEAKPLTTAPHLIVVIDGGEISPTCQLMGPGLLGTTVIDLSGTVPRDAGRWLLCLDVADGSSLDLVRGSTSSTLGRPDQLSAEAAEGLARQIAPYRLSQQQTSSDEPLARSMELPDLLGVGDAATVDVQTTWRPRGHRDRLRIPLGVGPDGNVVELDFKESAHEGMGPHGLVIGATGSGKSELLRTVVAALAVTHSSEELNFVLVDFKGGATFASLEALPHTSAVITNLADELPLVDRMRDALAGEMVRRQELLRAAGNYVSRFEYEKARAAGEPLAPMPSLLIICDEFSELLAAKPDFIDLFVMIGRLGRSLGVHLLLASQRLEEGKLRGLDTHLSYRIGLRTFSAVESRIVLGVPDAYELPNAPGHGYLKTDTSTMLRFRAAYVSGPYRAPGQQAATSQALVQRRIVPYGIDFIAAQVPQMPVATAPEPEQPADGKAVAMLDVLIDQLKGRGRPAHQVWLPPLSDPPGLGELLGALAVDPTYGLCTASWPGRGRLTVPVGVVDRPYEQRRDPMMVELAGAGGNVVIVGRSMSGKSTMLRTLLASLSLTHTPREVQFFCLDFGGGALRSLERLPHMAGVAGRRDVEAVRRTVAEVVAVLDDREARFAQHGIDSVASYRRRRAAGEFADDPFGDLFLVVDGWNTLRQEYEELEQTITTLANRGLGFGVHVVLTAVRWAEIRINMRDLLGTKLELRLGDASESEIDRRAAMNVPEKSPGRGLTRDKLHFLTAISRLDGRRDIEDLSEASVALAGHVAANWPGRPAPKVRLLPRKMSVTELARIIDRSAPGLPVGVNESALAPVYLDLVNEPHLTVFGDAECGKTNLLRLIARGITERYTPAQARLVIADYRRGLLGAVEGDHLLDYAPSNQAFAQGLGSIRSALSNRLPGPDVTTAQLRDRSWWKGPDLYILVDDYDLVASGGSNPLSALHELLPQARDIGLHLIITRRVGGVSRALYEPVLQRLRELDSPGLLMSGNREEGAVFGTLRPSPQPPGRGTLVRRRDGQQLIQTAWSEPS, from the coding sequence GTGAGCACGGTGGTGTTTCGCCGGCTTCCGCGTCAGCCGGGACCGGCTTTACCGCGCGGCGAGGTGCTGCTGGAGTCGCCTCCTGAGCTGCCCGAGCCCACGCCCCGCGGGATGGGGCAGCTGCTCATGATCCTGCCGATGTTCTGCGGGGTCGGTGCGATGGCGTTCCTCTACGCCGGCAAGGGCGGCGGCATGATGACGTACGTCGCGGGTGGTCTCTTCGGTGTCTCGATGCTCGGCATGGCGATCGGGTCACTGGCCAACAGCGGCGGCAAGGACAAGGCCGAGCTGAACGCCGACCGGCGCGACTACATGCGCTACCTGGCGCAGATGCGTAAGCGCACCCGGCGTGCCGCCGAGCAGCAGCGGGCGGCGATGGCCTGGCGCCACCCGGAGCCCGACGCGCTCTGGTCGATCGCGGCATCCCGGCGACTCTGGGAGCGACGGATCACCGAGGACGACTTCGGCGAGACGCGGATCGCACTCGGCCCGCAGCGACTGGCAGTGGAGATCGTCCCGCCGGAGACGAAGCCGGTGGAGGATCTGGAGCCGATGAGCGCCATCGCGCTTCGCCGGTTCGTCCGCGCACACTCCACCGTGCCCGAGTTGCCGACCGCGCTGTCGGTGCGCGCGTTCAGCCGGGTGGTGCTGCGCGGCGACCGCGCACCGGTGCTCGACCTGACCCGGGCGGCGCTCGGGCAGTTGGCGACCTTCCACGCCCCGGACGACCTCATGGTCGTGGTGGTCGCCGCGCCCGACCGGCAGTCGTCCTGGGGCTGGGTGAAGTGGCTGCCACACGCGCACCACAGTGCCCGTACGGACGCCGCCGGTGCCCGTCGTCTGGTCTTCCCCAGTCTGGCTGAAGCCGAGGCCTCGCTCGCCGGTGAGTTGGCGGGGCGACCACGGTTCGCGCCCGAGGCCAAGCCGCTGACCACCGCCCCGCACCTGATCGTGGTGATCGACGGTGGCGAGATCTCGCCGACCTGCCAGCTGATGGGTCCGGGGCTGCTCGGCACCACGGTGATCGACCTCTCCGGGACGGTGCCGCGCGATGCCGGGCGCTGGCTGCTCTGCCTCGATGTGGCTGACGGAAGCTCGCTCGACCTGGTCCGGGGCAGCACGTCGTCGACGCTGGGTCGCCCCGACCAGCTCAGCGCCGAGGCGGCCGAGGGGCTGGCCCGGCAGATCGCCCCGTACCGGCTCTCCCAGCAGCAGACCAGCAGCGATGAGCCGCTGGCCCGCAGCATGGAGTTGCCGGACCTGCTCGGGGTGGGTGACGCCGCGACGGTGGACGTGCAGACCACCTGGCGCCCGCGTGGTCACCGGGACCGGCTGCGCATCCCGCTCGGTGTCGGACCGGACGGCAATGTGGTCGAGCTCGACTTCAAGGAGTCGGCGCACGAGGGCATGGGCCCGCACGGTCTGGTGATCGGTGCTACCGGTTCGGGCAAGAGCGAGCTGCTCCGTACGGTGGTGGCCGCGTTGGCGGTGACCCACTCGTCGGAGGAGCTGAACTTCGTCCTGGTCGACTTCAAGGGGGGCGCGACGTTCGCCTCGCTGGAGGCGCTGCCGCACACCAGCGCGGTGATCACCAACCTGGCCGACGAGTTGCCGCTGGTCGACCGGATGCGCGACGCGCTCGCCGGGGAGATGGTGCGCCGGCAGGAGCTGCTGCGGGCGGCCGGCAACTACGTTTCCCGCTTCGAGTACGAGAAGGCCCGGGCGGCCGGCGAGCCGCTGGCCCCGATGCCCAGCCTGCTGATCATCTGTGACGAGTTCAGCGAGTTGCTCGCCGCCAAGCCCGACTTCATCGACCTGTTCGTGATGATCGGCCGGTTGGGTCGTTCGCTCGGCGTGCACCTGCTGCTGGCCAGCCAGCGGCTCGAAGAGGGCAAGCTGCGTGGCCTGGACACCCACCTGTCGTACCGGATCGGTCTGCGTACCTTCTCCGCGGTGGAGAGCCGGATCGTGCTCGGTGTGCCGGACGCGTACGAGCTGCCGAACGCGCCGGGCCACGGATACCTGAAGACGGACACCAGCACCATGCTGCGGTTCCGGGCGGCGTACGTGTCCGGGCCGTACCGGGCGCCGGGCCAGCAGGCCGCCACGTCGCAGGCGCTGGTGCAGCGTCGGATCGTGCCGTACGGCATCGACTTCATCGCGGCGCAGGTCCCGCAGATGCCGGTGGCCACCGCTCCGGAGCCCGAGCAGCCGGCCGACGGCAAGGCCGTGGCAATGCTCGACGTGCTGATCGACCAGCTCAAGGGGCGGGGCCGCCCGGCCCACCAGGTGTGGCTCCCGCCGCTGTCCGACCCGCCGGGCCTGGGCGAGCTGCTCGGAGCGCTGGCGGTCGACCCGACCTACGGGCTGTGCACGGCGTCCTGGCCGGGGCGCGGACGGCTGACCGTGCCGGTCGGAGTGGTGGACCGCCCGTACGAGCAGCGCCGTGACCCGATGATGGTCGAGCTGGCCGGGGCCGGCGGCAACGTGGTCATCGTCGGCCGGTCCATGAGTGGCAAGAGCACGATGCTGCGTACGCTGCTCGCCTCGCTGTCGCTCACCCACACGCCACGTGAGGTGCAGTTCTTCTGCCTGGACTTCGGCGGTGGCGCGCTGCGCAGCCTGGAGCGTCTGCCGCACATGGCCGGGGTGGCCGGTCGGCGGGACGTCGAGGCGGTGCGTCGGACGGTGGCCGAGGTGGTCGCCGTCCTGGACGACCGGGAGGCGCGCTTCGCCCAGCACGGCATCGACTCGGTGGCGAGTTACCGTCGTCGCCGGGCTGCGGGCGAGTTCGCCGATGACCCGTTCGGTGACCTGTTCCTGGTGGTCGACGGTTGGAACACGCTGCGCCAGGAGTACGAGGAGCTGGAGCAGACCATCACCACGCTCGCCAACCGGGGTCTGGGCTTCGGCGTGCACGTGGTGCTCACCGCAGTGCGGTGGGCGGAGATCCGGATCAACATGCGTGATCTCCTCGGCACCAAGTTGGAGCTGCGCCTCGGCGACGCGTCCGAGTCCGAGATCGACCGCCGCGCGGCGATGAACGTGCCGGAGAAGTCGCCCGGTCGCGGCTTGACCCGGGACAAGCTGCACTTCCTCACCGCCATCTCGCGGCTCGACGGCCGTCGGGACATCGAGGACCTGAGCGAGGCGTCGGTGGCCCTGGCCGGGCATGTGGCGGCGAACTGGCCGGGCCGCCCGGCGCCGAAGGTGCGGCTGCTGCCGCGCAAGATGTCGGTGACCGAGCTGGCCCGGATCATCGACCGGTCGGCGCCCGGTCTGCCGGTCGGGGTCAACGAGTCGGCGCTCGCGCCGGTCTACCTGGATCTGGTCAACGAGCCACACCTGACGGTCTTCGGCGACGCCGAGTGCGGCAAGACCAACCTGCTGCGGCTGATCGCCCGGGGCATCACCGAGCGGTACACGCCGGCCCAGGCCCGGCTGGTGATCGCCGACTACCGGCGTGGCCTGCTGGGGGCGGTGGAGGGCGATCACCTGCTCGACTACGCCCCGTCGAATCAGGCGTTCGCCCAGGGGCTCGGTTCGATTCGCAGCGCGCTGTCCAACCGGTTGCCCGGCCCGGACGTGACCACCGCCCAGCTGCGCGACCGCAGCTGGTGGAAGGGCCCGGACCTGTACATCCTGGTGGACGACTACGACCTGGTGGCCTCCGGTGGCAGCAACCCGCTCAGCGCCCTGCACGAGTTGTTGCCGCAGGCCCGCGACATCGGTCTGCACCTGATCATCACGCGTCGGGTCGGTGGGGTGTCCCGGGCGCTCTACGAGCCGGTGTTGCAGCGGCTGCGCGAGCTGGACTCGCCGGGCCTGCTGATGTCCGGGAACCGGGAGGAGGGTGCGGTCTTCGGCACGTTGCGACCGAGCCCGCAACCGCCGGGCCGGGGCACCCTGGTCCGCCGACGCGATGGCCAGCAACTGATCCAGACCGCATGGTCTGAACCGTCCTGA
- a CDS encoding WXG100 family type VII secretion target, translating to MAFEVEAATLHTAASDVRSTRSEVDGELKKLWNVVDDLAMAWKGQASTGFQSLMTRWNEDTVKLLTAMDNIADLLDQSGTTHQVNDEEQQQMLDKFHSALNP from the coding sequence ATGGCGTTCGAGGTCGAAGCTGCGACTCTACATACCGCCGCGAGTGACGTGCGGTCCACGCGGAGCGAGGTCGACGGCGAGCTCAAGAAGCTGTGGAACGTGGTCGACGACCTGGCCATGGCGTGGAAGGGTCAGGCGTCCACGGGCTTCCAGTCGTTGATGACGCGCTGGAACGAGGACACCGTCAAACTGCTGACGGCGATGGACAACATCGCGGACCTGCTCGATCAGTCGGGTACGACGCACCAGGTCAACGACGAAGAGCAGCAGCAGATGCTGGACAAGTTCCACTCTGCTCTCAACCCGTGA
- a CDS encoding WXG100 family type VII secretion target has protein sequence MTIKVDYAVLESSNQQMQAISKTLEEKLDTLRSMLSKLQWDGEDRVAYEQHQAKWDTAVRDINRILNEIGGAVGIARENYLSTEMSNSKVWDGGGGRAGSGGYGGGGGGGHH, from the coding sequence GTGACGATCAAAGTTGACTACGCTGTCCTCGAGAGCAGCAACCAGCAGATGCAGGCCATCTCGAAGACCCTCGAGGAAAAGCTCGACACGCTGCGGTCGATGCTGTCCAAGCTCCAGTGGGACGGCGAGGACCGGGTTGCCTACGAGCAGCACCAGGCGAAGTGGGACACGGCGGTCCGGGACATCAACCGGATCCTGAACGAGATCGGCGGTGCCGTCGGCATCGCCCGCGAAAACTACCTCAGCACCGAGATGAGCAACTCCAAGGTGTGGGATGGCGGCGGCGGTCGGGCTGGCAGCGGCGGCTACGGCGGTGGCGGCGGCGGCGGTCACCACTGA
- the mycP gene encoding type VII secretion-associated serine protease mycosin, whose protein sequence is MRECPPLSATNIFRNTSRATRGVLSGALAALLGAALVAPVPARAAPPSCGPTGEEGLTAMPWGLRRLEPSSAWPLSRGAGVTVAVIDSGVSAVHPLLAGQVLQGRDFNDLPSNQGQCDLVGHGTMIAGIIAGREGTGVPFSGIAPAARILPIRVLPSLKDTTDLRLPVEIAAAIDWAVEQGADVINLSLTTIPLPELTAAVDRALAKGVVLVAAAGNRAEDQQNRPGYPAAYPGVIAVGGVDEQGGHVGSSISGDYVDIAAPGLNIIGPAPQGAGYRAEPTGGTSFAAAYVSGVAALVRAAYPDLGPRQVAERMERTADNPPEGHNADIGYGVVNPYRAVSSLLGTRKNPPAAAIPAPVVRDDPLGWQRPAAIWAAAVGGLLTVLLLIARPIVTRGRQRGWRPGRRTDAPAAG, encoded by the coding sequence GTGCGCGAATGCCCGCCGTTGAGCGCGACCAACATCTTCCGCAATACCAGCCGTGCCACCCGCGGCGTCCTCAGTGGAGCCCTGGCGGCTCTGCTCGGCGCCGCCCTGGTGGCACCCGTCCCGGCGAGGGCTGCACCGCCCAGCTGCGGCCCAACCGGCGAGGAGGGCCTGACCGCGATGCCGTGGGGGTTGCGCCGGCTGGAGCCGTCCTCGGCGTGGCCGCTGTCCCGGGGCGCCGGAGTGACGGTCGCGGTGATCGACTCCGGGGTCTCCGCCGTTCACCCGCTCCTCGCCGGTCAGGTGCTCCAGGGGCGCGACTTCAACGACCTGCCGTCCAACCAGGGCCAGTGCGACCTGGTCGGGCACGGCACGATGATCGCCGGCATCATCGCCGGCCGGGAGGGCACGGGCGTCCCGTTCAGCGGCATCGCCCCGGCTGCCCGCATCCTGCCGATCCGGGTTCTGCCGAGCCTCAAGGACACCACGGACCTGCGGCTGCCCGTGGAGATCGCCGCGGCGATCGACTGGGCGGTCGAGCAGGGCGCCGACGTGATCAACCTGTCCCTGACGACGATTCCCCTCCCCGAACTGACAGCGGCCGTCGACCGTGCGCTGGCCAAGGGCGTGGTGCTGGTCGCCGCCGCTGGCAACCGGGCGGAGGACCAGCAGAACAGGCCGGGATACCCGGCGGCGTACCCCGGGGTGATCGCCGTCGGCGGGGTGGACGAGCAGGGCGGCCACGTCGGCAGCTCGATCAGCGGCGACTACGTCGACATCGCCGCACCGGGGTTGAACATCATCGGGCCGGCACCCCAGGGCGCCGGCTACCGCGCCGAGCCGACCGGTGGCACCAGCTTCGCGGCCGCGTACGTCTCGGGTGTGGCCGCGCTCGTCCGGGCCGCCTACCCGGATCTCGGCCCGCGACAGGTCGCCGAACGGATGGAACGCACGGCCGACAACCCTCCGGAGGGCCACAACGCCGACATCGGTTACGGCGTGGTCAACCCGTACCGGGCGGTGTCGAGCCTGCTGGGCACCCGGAAGAACCCGCCTGCCGCCGCGATCCCCGCACCCGTGGTGCGCGACGACCCACTGGGCTGGCAACGCCCTGCCGCGATCTGGGCGGCGGCGGTCGGCGGGCTGCTCACCGTGCTGCTGCTGATCGCACGACCGATCGTGACCCGGGGCCGCCAGCGTGGCTGGCGCCCTGGCCGACGCACCGACGCACCGGCTGCCGGCTGA
- a CDS encoding helix-turn-helix transcriptional regulator — MASTATDDIGGGRNWTFLTNHGHVLLAIARNPTARLRDVAAEVGVTERAAQAIVADLEAGGYLHRTRVGRRNEYTLNPAGRFRHPAEADRQVGDLLALFAETPATNLSPRA, encoded by the coding sequence ATGGCGAGCACTGCGACGGACGACATCGGCGGCGGGCGGAACTGGACATTCCTCACCAACCACGGGCACGTTCTGCTGGCCATCGCCCGCAACCCCACCGCCCGGCTGCGCGATGTCGCGGCCGAGGTCGGCGTGACCGAACGGGCCGCGCAGGCGATCGTCGCCGACCTGGAGGCGGGCGGATACCTGCACCGCACCCGCGTCGGACGGCGCAACGAATACACCCTCAACCCGGCCGGCCGGTTCCGGCACCCCGCCGAGGCCGACCGCCAGGTCGGTGACCTGCTCGCGCTGTTCGCCGAAACTCCCGCCACCAACCTCAGCCCTCGGGCCTGA
- a CDS encoding carbonic anhydrase, with translation MSRSGTPGGQPGPQRTTDGASAISGPALAYAELTAGNRRFVSGAPRHPNQDAGHRAAVADGQHPFAVIVGCSDSRLAAEIIFDRGLGDLFVVRTAGHTAGPEVLGSVEYAVTVLGTPLVVVLGHDSCGAVQAARESAATGAQPRGHLRAVVDAVLPSLRRAEAEGVDDIDGIVDIHIAQTVETLLEQSPVLAEEVAQGRCAVVGVSYRLSAGAVRPVAAVPAGLATLDVPNASTDPAAAA, from the coding sequence ATGAGTCGTTCCGGAACGCCCGGCGGGCAGCCGGGTCCGCAGCGGACCACCGACGGAGCGTCCGCAATCAGCGGGCCGGCTCTGGCGTACGCCGAGCTGACCGCCGGAAACCGACGCTTCGTCAGCGGCGCCCCACGCCATCCCAATCAGGACGCCGGGCACCGGGCCGCCGTGGCCGACGGGCAGCACCCCTTCGCGGTGATCGTCGGCTGCTCCGACTCCCGTCTGGCCGCCGAGATCATCTTTGATCGAGGCCTCGGCGACCTGTTCGTGGTCCGCACGGCCGGGCACACCGCCGGGCCGGAGGTGCTTGGCAGTGTGGAGTACGCGGTGACCGTGCTCGGCACTCCGCTGGTGGTGGTGCTCGGCCACGACTCGTGTGGCGCGGTCCAGGCGGCGCGGGAGTCCGCCGCGACCGGCGCTCAACCTCGCGGGCACCTGCGCGCGGTGGTCGACGCCGTGCTGCCGAGCCTGCGTCGGGCCGAGGCCGAGGGCGTGGACGACATCGACGGCATCGTAGACATCCACATCGCGCAGACCGTTGAGACGCTGCTCGAGCAGTCGCCCGTGCTGGCCGAGGAGGTGGCGCAGGGGCGGTGCGCGGTGGTGGGGGTGTCATATCGGCTCTCCGCCGGAGCGGTGCGCCCGGTGGCCGCAGTGCCGGCCGGCCTCGCGACGCTCGACGTGCCGAACGCGTCGACCGATCCGGCCGCTGCCGCCTGA
- a CDS encoding coiled-coil domain-containing protein: MTAPLRRWLTPVVAVIAALTVLAGPLPAHAAPTTPTPSGHEEDNEPQLITDVIEQANRDYSAAKSKLDKSKKRQLELALEVDRAKADLDALAPQVGQIAAQSYRTGRMGALAMLLESDAPDTFVQRAAALDEMNMVNEQKLSKVNEAKARAEQAKLALDTEVREQQKQTALMAKRKSEADKALALVGGKGFTGGLVDATSPVARIGPGRDADGDWKPQSCSEKDPTTSGCITPRTLHAYKEVKRAGFNRFVGCYRSGGPWEHPKGRACDWSLQKSGFAPWHNDDTRKYGNNVAAFLIRNADRLGIYYVIWNRQIWFPATGWKSYSGPSNHTDHVHMSLL; the protein is encoded by the coding sequence GTGACGGCACCCCTACGCCGCTGGCTGACACCCGTGGTGGCCGTGATCGCCGCACTGACCGTGCTCGCTGGGCCCCTCCCCGCCCACGCCGCCCCGACGACACCCACCCCGTCCGGGCACGAGGAGGACAACGAGCCCCAGCTGATCACCGACGTCATCGAGCAGGCCAACCGCGACTACTCGGCCGCCAAGTCCAAACTGGACAAGTCGAAGAAGCGGCAGCTCGAGCTGGCGTTGGAGGTCGACCGGGCCAAGGCCGACCTGGACGCGCTGGCCCCACAGGTCGGGCAGATCGCCGCCCAGTCGTACCGAACCGGCCGGATGGGTGCCCTCGCGATGCTGCTCGAGAGCGACGCCCCTGACACGTTCGTCCAACGCGCCGCGGCGCTCGACGAGATGAACATGGTCAACGAGCAGAAGCTTTCCAAGGTCAACGAGGCGAAGGCCCGCGCCGAGCAGGCCAAGCTGGCCCTCGACACCGAGGTCCGTGAGCAGCAGAAGCAGACCGCACTGATGGCGAAGCGGAAGAGTGAGGCAGACAAGGCGCTCGCCCTCGTCGGCGGGAAGGGGTTCACCGGCGGCCTGGTGGACGCCACCTCGCCGGTCGCCAGGATCGGGCCGGGTCGCGACGCCGACGGCGACTGGAAGCCCCAGTCGTGCAGCGAGAAGGACCCCACCACGTCCGGTTGCATCACGCCGCGCACGCTGCACGCGTACAAGGAGGTCAAGCGGGCCGGCTTCAACCGGTTCGTCGGCTGCTACCGCTCCGGCGGGCCGTGGGAGCACCCGAAGGGCCGCGCCTGCGACTGGTCGCTGCAGAAGAGCGGCTTCGCCCCGTGGCACAACGACGACACCCGGAAGTACGGCAACAACGTCGCCGCGTTCCTCATCCGTAACGCCGACCGACTCGGCATCTACTACGTGATCTGGAACCGGCAGATCTGGTTCCCGGCGACCGGCTGGAAGTCGTACAGCGGGCCGTCGAACCACACCGACCACGTCCACATGTCGCTGCTCTGA